One Mycobacterium paraseoulense genomic window, GCGCCCGGCGGTGTTCTACTTCACCCGCCCGGTCGAAGAGGATCCGGCCGAGCTGGCGAAGATGACCGAGGTCGGGCGGTTCGTACCCGGGTTCGTCCGCGACCCCGAACTGATCGCCGCCCACGGCGTCAGCCCCGACGCCGGGGTGGTGGACGCCTATTCCTACCTGGCGCCCACCATCGACACCGACTGGTACCTGGCGTGGCTGGCCCGCCAGGCCGAGGCGGCCGGCATCTCCGTCGTCCGGCGCACCGTGCGCGGGACGCTCGCGGAGCAGGAGGACGAGCTGCTGGCCGAGTTCGGGGTCGAGCTGATCGTCAACTGCTCGGGTCTGGGAGCGCGTGAGCTGGCCAACGACCCGACCGTGGTGCCGCACCGGGGCGCGCTCCTACGCGCGGTCAACGACGGCAGTCAGATGGCGCGCGTGACCGCCGCCCACGCCGTCGCCAACGATGCGGGCACCGACAACCAGGACATGGTCTTCATCGTGCCCCGCGGGGCCAACCGGCTGTTGCTGGGCGGCCTGGTGGAGCCCGAGGAGTACGGCACCGACCTTCGACTGGAAAGTTATGAACCGCTGCGGCAGTTGCTCGAACGCTGCAGGGAATTCCTGCCGATTCTGCGCGACGCCCGACTGGACGCCGTCGACCCGGTGCGGGTGGGGCTGCGGCCATTCCGCGAAGGCGGCGTGCGGTTGCAGATCGAGGGCGGCACCCGGATCGTGCACAACTACGGACACGGCGGTGCGGGCGTCACCCTGTCGTGGGGCTGCGCACACGAGGTCGCCCAACTGGCAGATGCAGTGCTCGCCCAGCAGGGCGTCGCCTGAACCCACCCAAAACGAAAATTTGTCCATATCAACATAATTCAACCCATTGACACAGGAAGGACCAAAATCATGATGTCTATGCCCGCACCCGAGTGGGTGACTCTCCTAGCCTGGATCGTGACGGTTCTTGGCGTGCTCTTGGCCGGTGCCATGCTCGCCGATATCTACGTGGGTGGCCATCGGCAGCCATTGCGTGCCATGGAGGCAGTCTGGCCGATCACCGCCATCTACGCCGGTCCGCTGGCCTGGTGGGCCTACTACCGCTGGGCCCGGCCGGCCACCCAACGCTGGCAGCAACAACACGGTTGCCCGCCCCGGCTCGGGCTGCCGGCGACGGCGGCCGTGCAGACCATTCCGGGCGGCGCAGTCTCGTTCGTCGGCCACATGATCGCCATGCCATTGGTGATGTGGACCGGCATGACGATCGCCGGCCAGGGCGTGTGGCCGATGATGCTGCTGATCGCGGCCTTTGCCTTGCCGCTGCTCGTCGGATTCGAGTACCACTCGCTGTCGCTCGCCGGCCGAAACCGCTCGGTGGCACAACGCCTCTGGGCGGCCTTGCGAATCTCGGTTCTCGCGATCGTCGCATTCGACGTGGGCATGGGAGCCTCCATGCTGCTCGTCGCATTCGTGTTGGGTTACTCCACCGCCTCCATGGCGTTCTGGCTTGTCATGTGGGCCGGAATGTGGCTCGGTTTCGCCACCGCATACCCGATGGTGTGGTGGCTGCTCCCCAAAGACACCACCGAGCCGGCGAAAAGCACGCCGATCGCCCGACCACCGCAGGTAAACGCCGCACAGCGGTGAGCGGAAGCAACCGGGAAGGCCGGGCCCGGGACTGCGCGGAACCGTCACCCGATCGGTGCGATTCCCGAACTCGAGATGGTGAAGCCGCGGCCCGAGGCCACCGTGCACGTCACCCCAGCGGTCTCCGACCGGCACACGAACGGGCCGGCTTCCCTCGTCTGGCCATAACCGAGGATCGGGGTGCCCTCCGCCGGATTGGCCAGACAGCTTTCACCCGCGCAGCGGGAGAGGGTTCCAGCGGTGTCCATGCTTACGGAAGCCGGTGGCGCTAAGGCGAAGCAGAATGCTTCGTCGGGGATGCCGCGACGGTGGTAGTTGATCTCGCAGCTGATATTGCGTGACGGGGACAGGAAGGCCACGTAGTTATCCTGATCCGCGGCGGCCGGCGGGATGACCGGGATGCCCAAGGCGCCAACCAGCACAATCCCCGCAACGGCCAGCGCGTATCTCAACACCCGCCAACCGTGCCACAGCTTGGCGAACTACGGACGGGCTTCGCGTCTCGCGGGTCCGGTCACGGAATCTTCTACCGGAAGCCGTGAGCGCCTCCAGCGACCCGCGGTAACCTCATTCTCAACGCGCGAGCACCGCGCCGGGGAAGGGGACGAAGCGCTCATGGGCGACCTTGGCGACGATGTCGACGTGACACGCGGCGACCGCTTCATCAAGACCGCTGTCGAGATTTTGGGCGAAACCGGACGCACCGACTTCACCGTGCAGGAGGTCGTCGCTCGTTCCAAAACGTCGCTGCGCGCCTTCTATCAGCATTTCAACAGCAAGGACGAGTTGCTGCTGGCCTTGTTCGACCGGACCATCGCGCAGTCGGTACAAGCCTGGCGCACCGAAACCGACGGCCTGGACAGCACGGCGGCGCTGAAGCTGGTGATCGACCGCATCAGTCAGCAACCGGAATCGAGCACCCAAGACAGCCTCAATCGGGCCTTGTCCCTCTATAACCAACACTTGGCCGAGGCCCGCCCCCGCGACTACGCCCGGGTGCTCTCGCCCTTGCATCGACTCATTCGCGACATCGTGGGGCAAGGCATCACCGAGGGCGTCTTCAACCCGGGAGTCGACGTCGGGGCGGCGGCGGCAGTCGTGATGCAGACGGTGATGGGGGCACAGCGGTTGCATTGGCTGGGAACGGAATTGAACGGAGCCCCCCTCGACGGCGGTCAACTGTATGACTTCTGCAGTCGCGCCCTGGGCATCCGGGAAGGCGACGAAGAACCGAGCACGCCGTCGCTGGCCGAGCTGTTCGCCCAGATCGGTATGCGGCCGGGAACCCGCGATGGCGAATTCGCGATGACGATGCCGGTCAGCCCGGCCGTCGTCAACACGTCCGGCGCGCTGCAGGGCGGCCTGATCGCGACGCTCGTCGACGTCGCGGGCGGACAGTTCGGGCTGGACTACCTGCAGCCGGACACCACGATGACGACGGCGGACCTCTTCATTCGTTACCTGCGCCCGATCCGGCAGGGCTCGGCGTTCGCGGTACCCCGGATGCTGCGGTCCGGGCGGCGGGCAATGGTGATGCAGGTAGACATCTACGGCGACGACGACGAGCTCGTCGCCACTGCGACCGTCAACTTCGCCGTCATCAACGGGCCGACGCCGACTGGCCTCAGCGGGACCCCTTGAGGCAGCTGTACACCTTGTCGGGCGAAAGTGGTAACGTCATTACCACCTACAGAGAATTCAAGACTTCTGCCGAGGAGATCGCCATGCCGTCTCGCGAACTTTCCTTCCCGGTGTTCGACGCGGACAACCACATGTACGAGCCGCAGGAAGCGCTGACCAAGTTCCTTCCGGAGAACCGCAAGCGCGTCATCGACTACGTCCAGGTGCGCGGCCGCACGAAGATCGTGGTCCGCGGCCACATCAGCGAATACATCCCCAACCCGACGTTCGAGGTGGTCGCCAAGCCGGGCGCGCAGGAGGACTACTTCCGCAACGGCGCGCAGGGCAAGAGCTACCGCGAGATCCTGGGCGAGCCGATGAAGGCGATCCCCGCCTTCCGCGAACCCGGCGCGCGCCTCGAGGTCATGGACGAGCTCGGCATCGACTACGCCCTGATGTTCCCGACATTGGCCAGCCTGGTCGAGGAGCGCATGAAGGACGACCCGGAGATGACCCACGACGTCATCCACGCGCTGAACCAGTGGATGTACGAGCAGTGGTCGTTCAACTACAAGGACCGCATCTTCGCCACCCCGGTGATCACCCTGCCGATCGTCGAGCGTGCCCTCGAGGAACTCGAGTGGTGCCTGGAGCGCGGCGCCCGCACCGTGCTGGTGCGCCCGGCGCCGGTGCCCGGCTACAAGGGCAGCCGCTCGTTCGGCCTCGAGGAGTTCGACCCGTTCTGGCAGGCCTGCATCAAGGCCGAACTCCCGGTGTCGATGCACGCATCCGACAGTGGTTATTCGGAATTCGCGAACGTGTGGGAGCCCGGCGACGAATTCCTGCCGTTCAAGCCGACCGCCTTCCGCAGCTTCGCGATGGGCCACCGGCCGATCCTGGACGCGATGGGGGCGCTGGTGTGCCACGGCGCGCTGTCCCGCAACCCGGAGCTGCGGATCCTGTCAATCGAGAACGGTGCCGACTGGGTGCCGGACCTGTTCAAGGGCCTCAAGGGCGTCTACAAGAAGATGCCGCAGTCGTTCAGCGAGGACCCCATCGAGGCGTTCAAGCGCTGTGTCTACATCACCCCGTTCTGGGAGGACCGGTTCACCGAGATCGTCAAGATGGTCGGCACCGACCGGGTGCTCTTCGGCTCCGACTGGCCGCACCCCGAGGGCCTGAAGGACCCGATCTCCTTCGTCGACGAGCTCACCGACTTCGACGAGGCGGACATCGCCAAGATCATGGGCGGCAACCTGATGAAGCTGATGAAGGTGTCCGCGCCGGCCAAGAAACCCGTCTCGGCCTGAGGGACGAAGGGCCCACGTCCGGCGGCTACATGGCCTCCTTAATGCCTCGACGGATCAGCCAGACGTTCGCCGGCCAAGCCGTCGCGAATCCGATGATCATTCCCACCTGCATCAGAAACCAGTAGGCGGCCGTGTTCGGGTGCAGCGGCGAGGACGGAAAGAGAACGAAGGACATCACGGCCATCCAGCCGAAGAGCCCGACTTCGAATGCGGTCAGGGACAGGACGTCGGCCTTGGCTGCCTCCACGAGGCCTTTGCGGAAGCCCAGACCCCGCATCGGAGCGATGGCGAAATACTGGAACAAGATGCCCAGCGTCAGCGCCGCAACATAGTCGCCGATGAATTCGGGCAACAGGGCGCGACCTAGCAGCTCCAATCCCAATGCGAACACGGCGAATTCGGCAATGATGTCGCCGAGCGTGCAGCCCGCGCCGCAGTGACTGACCCCGATGGCCGTGGTGGCCCAGTTCGGCTTGTCCGGGGGCCGGTCGCGCTCGTGCTCACTTAGCCATCGATGGCTGTTCGGACGACCGTAACGCCAGTACATCCACAACGCGACGGGTCCGAAGTAGAGAGCGGTAACCGGCCAGACGGCCTCCATGATGCCCATCCGTTGCCGGTAGCCGCGGGCGTAGATGTCGAGAAGGATCACCACCGCCGTTGCGAAGCCCAAAGCCAAAGCGGCCCAGGATACGACGGTCAACCAAATGGGTGGAGTCATCGGCGATCACCGTAAGTGTCACTTGGGCGGCGGTCGCGAAGCACGTACGTTGATGCGGTCACTAGCAAATCTCCTTATCGTGGAGGGCCTTTCGCGAGGAACGCTCCGGGCCAACCAGCGGCTGGGCGATCTCGGTGGTCGGCGTCTTCAGTCGAAGGTTCCCAACCATGTCGGTGAGCCGACGCCGCTGATTCTGAGGTCAGCTACGAGTTCCGGAATGATTGCCCATAGCTATTGTTTACTGTGTCATGGATCAGGACAAGGGCTGCCCGCCGGACGACGGCCGACACGCCTAGGGGGCCGGTCCTTTCGATTCCGGCGGTTGCGCCCTGTCGGGCTTAGGGAAGACCGAGACCACACCCTTGGTCTCGAACAATGCGAGGTGGAC contains:
- a CDS encoding FAD-dependent oxidoreductase gives rise to the protein MTAHLDRPSALVIGAGVSGWTTALVLARRGWRVVVAADRFGVDTVSTVAGALWEWPPSVCGRHHDQSILGRSAEWAQYSYIRFARLAADPRTGVSLRPAVFYFTRPVEEDPAELAKMTEVGRFVPGFVRDPELIAAHGVSPDAGVVDAYSYLAPTIDTDWYLAWLARQAEAAGISVVRRTVRGTLAEQEDELLAEFGVELIVNCSGLGARELANDPTVVPHRGALLRAVNDGSQMARVTAAHAVANDAGTDNQDMVFIVPRGANRLLLGGLVEPEEYGTDLRLESYEPLRQLLERCREFLPILRDARLDAVDPVRVGLRPFREGGVRLQIEGGTRIVHNYGHGGAGVTLSWGCAHEVAQLADAVLAQQGVA
- a CDS encoding DUF4396 domain-containing protein translates to MPAPEWVTLLAWIVTVLGVLLAGAMLADIYVGGHRQPLRAMEAVWPITAIYAGPLAWWAYYRWARPATQRWQQQHGCPPRLGLPATAAVQTIPGGAVSFVGHMIAMPLVMWTGMTIAGQGVWPMMLLIAAFALPLLVGFEYHSLSLAGRNRSVAQRLWAALRISVLAIVAFDVGMGASMLLVAFVLGYSTASMAFWLVMWAGMWLGFATAYPMVWWLLPKDTTEPAKSTPIARPPQVNAAQR
- a CDS encoding hotdog fold thioesterase; the encoded protein is MGDLGDDVDVTRGDRFIKTAVEILGETGRTDFTVQEVVARSKTSLRAFYQHFNSKDELLLALFDRTIAQSVQAWRTETDGLDSTAALKLVIDRISQQPESSTQDSLNRALSLYNQHLAEARPRDYARVLSPLHRLIRDIVGQGITEGVFNPGVDVGAAAAVVMQTVMGAQRLHWLGTELNGAPLDGGQLYDFCSRALGIREGDEEPSTPSLAELFAQIGMRPGTRDGEFAMTMPVSPAVVNTSGALQGGLIATLVDVAGGQFGLDYLQPDTTMTTADLFIRYLRPIRQGSAFAVPRMLRSGRRAMVMQVDIYGDDDELVATATVNFAVINGPTPTGLSGTP
- a CDS encoding amidohydrolase family protein, which gives rise to MPSRELSFPVFDADNHMYEPQEALTKFLPENRKRVIDYVQVRGRTKIVVRGHISEYIPNPTFEVVAKPGAQEDYFRNGAQGKSYREILGEPMKAIPAFREPGARLEVMDELGIDYALMFPTLASLVEERMKDDPEMTHDVIHALNQWMYEQWSFNYKDRIFATPVITLPIVERALEELEWCLERGARTVLVRPAPVPGYKGSRSFGLEEFDPFWQACIKAELPVSMHASDSGYSEFANVWEPGDEFLPFKPTAFRSFAMGHRPILDAMGALVCHGALSRNPELRILSIENGADWVPDLFKGLKGVYKKMPQSFSEDPIEAFKRCVYITPFWEDRFTEIVKMVGTDRVLFGSDWPHPEGLKDPISFVDELTDFDEADIAKIMGGNLMKLMKVSAPAKKPVSA
- a CDS encoding DUF4396 domain-containing protein → MTPPIWLTVVSWAALALGFATAVVILLDIYARGYRQRMGIMEAVWPVTALYFGPVALWMYWRYGRPNSHRWLSEHERDRPPDKPNWATTAIGVSHCGAGCTLGDIIAEFAVFALGLELLGRALLPEFIGDYVAALTLGILFQYFAIAPMRGLGFRKGLVEAAKADVLSLTAFEVGLFGWMAVMSFVLFPSSPLHPNTAAYWFLMQVGMIIGFATAWPANVWLIRRGIKEAM